One region of Polynucleobacter sp. MWH-Aus1W21 genomic DNA includes:
- a CDS encoding glycine zipper domain-containing protein, which produces MKKIIAITAATLAIVGCSNMSNTEQRTLSGASIGAAAGAVGTAIFHGNPIWGAVGGAAVGAASGYVYDAYKKEQASEYNSGYKAGKNNQPAKAPN; this is translated from the coding sequence ATGAAAAAAATTATCGCAATTACCGCAGCAACTTTAGCAATCGTCGGTTGCTCAAATATGAGCAATACTGAACAACGCACGCTCTCAGGCGCTAGCATTGGCGCAGCAGCTGGTGCTGTTGGCACCGCAATCTTCCACGGCAACCCTATCTGGGGTGCAGTAGGTGGTGCAGCAGTTGGCGCAGCTTCTGGTTACGTATACGATGCCTACAAGAAAGAACAAGCTTCTGAATACAACTCTGGCTATAAAGCTGGAAAAAATAATCAGCCAGCTAAGGCCCCTAATTAA
- a CDS encoding rhodanese-like domain-containing protein translates to MKLKIGYQELIQSAMTEIETLPLEKAQQLLADPNVVFVDIRDVRELEREGMIPNAFHAPRGMLEFWVDPDSPYYKPIFGEGKQLILYCASAWRSALSTQMLQRMGVPNICHLEGGFSAWKKAQLPTADKASKSHSG, encoded by the coding sequence GTGAAATTAAAGATTGGATATCAAGAGCTCATTCAGAGCGCAATGACTGAAATCGAAACTCTGCCCTTGGAAAAAGCCCAGCAATTGTTGGCAGATCCCAATGTAGTGTTTGTTGATATTCGTGATGTTCGTGAATTGGAAAGAGAGGGCATGATTCCCAATGCTTTTCATGCCCCTAGAGGAATGTTGGAGTTCTGGGTTGATCCCGATAGCCCTTATTACAAGCCAATTTTCGGTGAAGGTAAGCAACTCATTTTGTATTGTGCCTCTGCCTGGCGCTCCGCCTTATCGACTCAAATGTTGCAGAGAATGGGCGTGCCAAATATTTGTCATTTAGAGGGTGGTTTCAGTGCTTGGAAGAAGGCGCAATTGCCTACTGCAGACAAAGCAAGTAAATCCCATTCCGGGTAA
- a CDS encoding OsmC family protein, whose amino-acid sequence MRKVVSQFGEGPLQQKLTAGDLHFLSDAETAKGGSGTGPSPHEYLGAALAACTSMTLKMYAGRKEMNLENAIVTVDIERADDVEIFSREIQLQGNLSPEEKERLLEIADKCPIHKALAGQIQIKTQLVN is encoded by the coding sequence ATGAGAAAAGTCGTGTCGCAGTTTGGAGAGGGTCCACTACAGCAGAAATTGACTGCTGGTGATTTGCATTTTTTATCTGATGCAGAAACCGCAAAGGGTGGCTCCGGAACCGGACCAAGTCCTCATGAGTATCTTGGTGCAGCCCTAGCTGCTTGTACATCCATGACTTTAAAGATGTACGCCGGTCGCAAGGAAATGAATTTAGAAAATGCCATTGTGACTGTTGATATCGAACGAGCAGATGATGTTGAAATCTTTTCTCGCGAGATTCAACTGCAGGGAAATTTAAGCCCAGAAGAAAAAGAGCGCTTATTGGAGATTGCTGATAAGTGTCCAATTCATAAAGCACTGGCTGGACAGATCCAAATAAAAACCCAGCTGGTAAATTAA